A DNA window from Boseongicola sp. contains the following coding sequences:
- a CDS encoding CpaF family protein, with protein sequence MSRVPSQPSPVDKEKKRKERLGEIKLELHKRLLENLNLSALESATESDLRAEIVAISGEALDEMGVVLNREERQLLNQDLYDEVTGLGPLEPLLKDDTINDILVNGPQQVFVERSGKLELTDTTFKDEKHLLRIIDKIVSAVGRRVDESNPYVDARLADGSRFNAMVPPIAVDGSLVSIRKFKKEKLAVDDLVNFGAFTEEMAAYLQAAVATRLNIIVSGGTGSGKTTTLNALSSFIDDAERILTIEDTAELQLQQTHVGRMESRPPNVEGKGAVSQRDCLRNALRMRPDRIIVGETRGEEVIDMLQAMNTGHDGSMTTIHANSARDGVSRLENMVAMAGIEMPLKAVRSQIASAVNLIVQASRLQDGSRRMVSITEVTGMEGEVISMQEIFRYQRVGLTPDNKIIGHFTATGVRSHFSERFRMWGYDLPPNIFEPFAAE encoded by the coding sequence ATGAGCCGTGTTCCGTCTCAACCGTCACCGGTTGATAAGGAAAAGAAACGCAAAGAGCGCCTTGGCGAGATCAAACTGGAACTCCACAAGCGCTTGCTAGAAAACCTGAACCTCAGCGCACTTGAAAGCGCGACCGAAAGCGATCTGCGTGCCGAGATTGTCGCGATCTCGGGCGAGGCGCTGGATGAAATGGGCGTTGTCCTAAACCGTGAGGAACGTCAACTTCTGAACCAGGATCTCTATGACGAGGTGACTGGCCTTGGGCCGCTTGAGCCACTTCTAAAAGACGACACGATCAACGATATTCTTGTGAACGGTCCTCAGCAGGTATTTGTGGAACGTTCGGGTAAGTTGGAACTGACCGACACTACATTCAAAGATGAAAAGCACCTGCTGCGGATCATCGACAAAATCGTCTCCGCAGTTGGTCGTCGCGTCGATGAATCAAACCCTTACGTCGATGCCCGTCTTGCCGATGGTTCCCGTTTCAATGCCATGGTGCCACCAATCGCTGTGGATGGTTCGCTGGTCTCTATTCGTAAGTTTAAGAAAGAAAAACTGGCGGTTGATGATCTGGTCAACTTCGGTGCCTTCACCGAAGAAATGGCCGCCTATCTTCAAGCCGCGGTTGCGACCCGATTGAACATTATCGTTTCCGGCGGAACCGGCTCGGGTAAAACGACAACGCTAAACGCGCTTTCATCGTTCATCGACGATGCCGAACGCATTCTGACGATCGAGGACACAGCGGAACTTCAGCTTCAGCAAACACACGTGGGCCGGATGGAAAGCCGTCCGCCAAACGTCGAGGGCAAAGGCGCGGTTTCGCAACGTGACTGTCTCAGGAACGCTCTGCGGATGCGTCCTGACCGCATTATCGTCGGTGAGACACGCGGCGAGGAGGTCATCGATATGCTCCAAGCCATGAACACCGGCCACGACGGTTCAATGACAACGATCCACGCCAACTCGGCGCGCGATGGTGTCAGCCGACTGGAAAACATGGTCGCCATGGCAGGTATCGAAATGCCTCTGAAGGCCGTACGCTCGCAGATCGCTTCAGCCGTTAACCTGATTGTCCAGGCAAGCCGTCTACAGGATGGTTCGCGCCGGATGGTGTCGATTACCGAAGTGACCGGCATGGAAGGCGAAGTGATATCGATGCAAGAAATCTTTAGATATCAGCGTGTTGGCCTAACACCCGACAACAAGATCATCGGTCACTTTACAGCGACCGGCGTGCGCAGCCACTTCTCTGAAAGATTCCGCATGTGGGGTTACGATCTTCCACCGAACATCTTTGAACCTTTTGCGGCGGAGTAA
- a CDS encoding AAA family ATPase, protein MTSNAAVQEEPAPILACTISREVQNFDLLIEDMEAECGESWGDLSFQDAEVFLKQPDAASLEFVAIAIDQEDEANIDLVADLVKTAKENNIKAIVIAEEVSPIALHQLLKLGAEEFVPYPLPDGALHDAIERMRRAANMASQEVPDEMRTKIKATGDRDGVVLPVQGLAGGSGTTTFAVNLAWELSNIEDDGEPVRVCLLDLDLQFGSVSTYLDLPRREAVFELLQDTASMDSDSFMQALLTFNEQLHVLTAPSELIPFDMINQEDIEKIVEVARTNFDYVVIDMPHNVVMWTETVLHAAHVYFAMTELDMRSAQNTLRMIRALKGEELPVNKLRYVLNRAPKFTDLTGKSRVKRMAESLDIKIEVMMPDGGKQVVQANDHGVPLSEVATKNPLRKEVQKLAESIHETNLEAVEGA, encoded by the coding sequence ATGACGAGCAACGCGGCAGTTCAGGAAGAACCAGCGCCAATCCTGGCTTGCACCATCAGTCGGGAAGTCCAAAACTTCGATCTTTTGATCGAAGACATGGAAGCCGAGTGTGGTGAAAGCTGGGGCGATTTGTCATTTCAGGACGCCGAAGTTTTCCTGAAGCAACCGGATGCTGCATCACTGGAATTTGTGGCGATCGCCATTGATCAGGAAGATGAAGCAAACATCGATCTGGTTGCCGATCTGGTTAAAACCGCCAAAGAGAACAATATCAAAGCCATAGTCATAGCAGAGGAGGTCAGCCCGATTGCGCTGCACCAGTTACTGAAACTTGGCGCCGAAGAATTTGTCCCCTACCCGCTTCCGGATGGGGCATTGCACGATGCCATCGAACGGATGCGCCGGGCTGCCAATATGGCATCCCAAGAAGTACCGGACGAAATGCGCACCAAGATCAAAGCAACGGGCGACCGCGACGGTGTGGTTCTGCCGGTTCAGGGTCTTGCAGGCGGTTCCGGCACAACGACATTTGCCGTAAATCTGGCCTGGGAACTTTCAAACATCGAGGACGATGGTGAACCGGTTCGGGTTTGTTTGCTGGACCTGGATCTTCAGTTTGGATCGGTCTCAACGTATTTGGACCTGCCGCGCCGCGAAGCCGTTTTTGAGCTTCTCCAAGATACAGCCTCGATGGACAGCGACAGTTTTATGCAGGCGCTTTTGACCTTCAATGAACAGCTTCATGTTCTGACGGCACCCAGCGAGCTTATTCCGTTCGACATGATCAATCAGGAAGATATTGAAAAGATCGTCGAAGTGGCACGAACAAACTTTGACTATGTTGTCATCGACATGCCGCACAACGTGGTGATGTGGACCGAAACCGTTCTGCATGCCGCACATGTTTACTTCGCAATGACCGAATTGGATATGCGGTCTGCGCAAAATACACTTCGCATGATCCGCGCGCTTAAAGGCGAGGAACTGCCAGTGAATAAACTTCGTTATGTTCTGAACCGTGCGCCGAAGTTCACCGATCTGACAGGCAAGAGCCGGGTCAAGCGCATGGCTGAAAGTCTGGACATCAAAATCGAAGTGATGATGCCCGATGGAGGCAAGCAGGTTGTTCAGGCGAACGATCATGGCGTCCCATTGAGCGAAGTCGCAACCAAGAATCCGCTTCGCAAAGAAGTTCAGAAACTCGCCGAATCAATTCACGAGACCAATCTTGAGGCCGTCGAAGGCGCTTAA